The following are encoded together in the Candidatus Neomarinimicrobiota bacterium genome:
- a CDS encoding S8 family serine peptidase: MAIVAAGNEGNDLIHIEGSVGAGLTETITITVPSFSNTSGASNDYFSLELWWNNNADVSATVNSPNSKTYTRTADQTGTKQTTDGTIQLYNITDSDHSNGDRRTFFQVYDSTDGVGPAAGDWDLEVTNNTDTTMTYHAWLYASSLESNTKKATVNGGDTTYTVSSPGSASSAITVGSFAARWRYTDSNNNPRIVDTPDLSDDLAYFSSIGPNRGGEQKPDICASGLGLISTTSTDYSLSTDIVIIAGKYHFALGSSMSSGSVAGAAALLLDYKGSLTAAQVKSKLTANADQDDTYTGVTVPNAEWGYGKLNVFEALSKTIGSTATVDHDIYVYDTWSSNATVPLASGLKTSVRFSPTSGDVTGAFFHPGSETGTSNSISFEIWSDSSGTPVANLGSTVTMAVSDIGKGTWNFVALKATGVSVSSRTDYHLVCKNTASANFKLNVDNGSSDSRSHYNTGSSWTAYGNDWRMRAVVSTEEATLDSSLPVELVFFNATTEKGNLVLKWATESEFENQGFSLSRRAGHTADWKLLADHTTHSELEGQGSSTSR, translated from the coding sequence GTGGCAATTGTAGCTGCCGGAAATGAGGGGAATGATCTTATCCACATTGAAGGATCAGTGGGTGCCGGCCTAACAGAAACCATTACGATAACCGTTCCTTCGTTCAGCAATACTTCCGGGGCATCAAACGACTATTTTTCTCTGGAACTATGGTGGAATAATAATGCTGATGTATCGGCTACAGTTAACTCACCCAATAGTAAAACCTATACTCGTACTGCTGATCAGACCGGTACCAAGCAGACAACCGATGGAACCATTCAATTATACAATATTACAGACTCCGATCATAGTAATGGTGATCGACGAACCTTTTTCCAGGTGTATGATTCAACCGATGGGGTGGGTCCAGCAGCTGGAGATTGGGATTTAGAAGTAACCAATAATACAGACACCACCATGACCTACCATGCCTGGCTCTATGCCAGTTCCCTGGAGAGCAATACGAAGAAGGCCACGGTGAACGGTGGTGATACAACCTATACGGTTTCCTCGCCAGGTTCGGCTAGTTCCGCCATCACTGTGGGCAGCTTTGCAGCCCGATGGCGATATACTGATAGTAATAATAACCCACGAATTGTGGATACACCTGACCTTTCAGACGACCTGGCCTATTTCAGCAGCATTGGACCCAATCGTGGGGGCGAGCAGAAACCGGATATCTGCGCTTCAGGACTTGGTTTGATCTCAACCACCTCGACGGATTACTCACTATCAACAGACATTGTGATCATTGCCGGCAAGTATCATTTCGCCCTGGGTAGTAGCATGTCATCAGGATCAGTTGCCGGAGCGGCTGCATTATTATTAGACTATAAAGGTTCATTGACAGCTGCCCAGGTCAAATCCAAGCTCACTGCAAATGCTGATCAGGATGATACATATACCGGTGTAACTGTTCCAAACGCTGAGTGGGGGTATGGGAAATTGAATGTATTCGAGGCTCTGTCAAAAACTATTGGCTCGACAGCAACGGTTGATCATGATATTTATGTTTATGACACCTGGAGTTCCAACGCAACCGTGCCATTAGCCAGTGGTCTAAAGACTTCAGTACGGTTTTCGCCCACTTCAGGGGATGTCACAGGTGCATTTTTTCATCCTGGCTCAGAAACTGGAACCTCCAACAGCATCTCGTTTGAGATCTGGTCTGACAGTAGCGGGACACCAGTTGCAAATCTAGGTTCAACAGTGACCATGGCGGTTTCTGATATTGGAAAAGGGACCTGGAACTTCGTGGCTCTTAAAGCAACCGGTGTGAGTGTCTCTTCAAGAACTGATTATCATCTGGTTTGTAAGAATACCGCCAGCGCCAATTTTAAATTGAACGTTGATAATGGAAGTTCAGATAGCAGATCTCATTATAATACAGGTTCCAGCTGGACAGCGTATGGAAATGATTGGCGGATGCGCGCAGTAGTTTCCACAGAGGAAGCCACCCTGGATAGTTCACTCCCCGTCGAGCTGGTCTTTTTCAATGCAACTACTGAGAAAGGTAACCTCGTTCTGAAATGGGCCACGGAGAGTGAATTCGAGAACCAGGGCTTCAGTCTGTCCCGCCGGGCAGGTCATACTGCTGACTGGAAGTTACTGGCTGACCATACCACCCATTCTGAACTGGAAGGACAGGGTAGCAGTACATCCCGGA